The DNA sequence AGTTCCTTTataagcgctttgagcagttaaGAATAGAAAAGCACCATTTAGATATTCAACCCATTCAGTTGGACCTATTCAGCCAGTTTTGTATTCCTGTCGACCATAAAAAGAAatcttctttttacttttgcagTGCCCTCCCCTtcagctctctgtgtgttgctgtgttcaCTTTGGGAAGAAACAACCAACTCCGAGCCACAGAGCTCAACGTCTTTATTTATAAAGGTCTTTATTTGTAAAGgtctttatttgattttttctctccaacatGTGTtttgctgacttgaatttatcCAGAACCCAGATGCAACAAAAAGAAACGCTGCGCCCACGCAGGGAACAGCTTGATTTTCAACcagggagacacacagagacagacggagacacacagagacagacagaaagagacaaacagagacacacagaagcagacagagagacagagaaagagacagagacacacagagacactcagaagcagacagagacagacagacagaaagagacagagacacacagagacactcagaagcagacagagagacagagacagacagaaagagacagagacacacagagacactcagaagcagacagagacagacagacagaaagagacagagacacaaacagagaaagacacagacacacagagacactcacaagcagacagagacagacagacagaaagagacagacacacagagacaggcaaatagagacagacagacagtggaccggacagagacagacagagagagcagatgAAGGGTTAGTTTTGGACACAGGAAGCTAAGTACAGTAAACAGGTGACATGAAAATCCTGCACATTAGTCTTCATGCGTGGCCCTTGTCTTATTGTGAAAGAGCACCGGGTTTCCATAGCTACCATGCCAACACTATTAGCCCGTGTACGTCACTGTAAAGTAAACACCCGTTAGACATGAATGTCGGCCAAATGCGCCTCACGTGTTGTCACATTagcatgttttcttaatttgcatgTGTTATATAAGCTGCAGGACCTGAAACCAACACTTTCTAGTCATGTTTAACTTTCTCacgtttgtctctttttttcaatgtttgtcagttctgacgttttcaacactaaattaactttagttttacagatttatcggaattcatggtcaataaacctcatttataggaaattatacctaatgtttgagttagaaaagcagaaattagagtTTTGAGAAGCCGAGGTTTTAAACCCGTGAATTGTTCATCTCTTCGTAGTTTGTGTTGCTTTGAGTCTGTCCTGTATTCTGAATCTTTTACACAGGGCTTTGTTCATATATCATTCAGACAGTCATTAAGAGaatacaacacatttattaaCAATCTGTACATACATTTCtcctttaaaatcatttttttaaattaataaaagccGATCTAGCATTTCTTTCTGCTGTTATTGTGACCCCTGGTGGCGGTGTTGGGGTACTGCAGGGCGCCGGACGGAGAGGCAGAATCACGCCCACCGCTGCTGACACCATGAGGCACgttttcaccccccccccttctatTCATGGACATCTGGTAAAAAGGAGGCGAGATGAGGAGCGTAGTTAGCATTTTggaaacaaccaatcagaaaccaagagtaaaaaaaaaaaaagtatctagTAGTAAAAGTAGTATTTTAGTAAACTAAAAGTATctacaataaaaagaatgaaacaaaaaagcaaaatcagaaaagaaaggATTCATAGAGACAGGAAGGAGAAACCGTCACACCACTACTAGGTATTAATAGCTAATCAAAAGccgggacccccccccccaacagtaatccaaccttgaactaataAAGCTTGAATGGCTTTTCTAGATCGTGCCCGTTAAGGAAaggcttaactttagccaggAGAAGCTAATGTTGTTGATTTGCTAGTCAAAGTTCATGTTGCAATCAAAAGTAACCCCCAAATTTCTGACAGCTGGCTGAAGCCATGAAGCCAGAGCTCCCAAACCCAGCTACCAACAGTTAAAACCAGATCACCACAGCTGTAGAGGAGGCGGACTTTCTTGATATCCGTGTTCGTCAATTTCACTCTCTGTCCCATGTCCTTCACACTCTTCTTGGGTAGGATGGTGGGGAGGCCGTTGGCTGAAAACACCCCCCTGAAACGGGACAAACAACTGAGTCACAAACTCTacgcagacacacatgcatagcTGGACAGTGGTTGTGTAAGTTGAACACGTTACCTTCCGTAGTGCATGATGGAACTCAAGTCGTAACTCAGGTTGAAGGTTCGGCCGTTTTCCACGTCGAAGTTTCCCTCAGTCCCTGAAACAACATTTAGTATTACCACTCAAAAAGCAAATTAACTCCCTGTTTTACACAAACGATCATCAAAGCACAGTATTTGTGCACCGAaaagagccagttgaggtggtttgggcatctggaaaggatgcctcctgggcgcctcccctggggaggtgttccaggcaagtcccgctgggaggaggccccggggaagacccaggactaggtggagggacgtccagctggcaggaggcctcggggaagacccaggactaggtggagggacgtccagctgggatgtagccccggggaagacccaggactaggtggagggacatccagctgggagaagGCCTCGTGGatgacccaggactaggtggagggacgtccagctgtgTGGAGGCTTCAGGGAAGACCCAGTACtgggtggagggacgtccagctgggaggaggcctcggggaagactaggtggagggtgtatatctccaacctggactgggaacgcctctggatcccccagtcggagctggttgatgtggctctggaaagggaagtttggggtcccctggtggagctgctgcccccacagCCCGACACCGGATAAAGATGGATCGAGTATTTGTACCTGAGCTGTTGAACTTTGAATAATCACACAGGAACTTTACCTTTAATAATGTTATCGGGAAGAATTGCGATGTACTTTCGGCGGTCCGCCCTGGTGTGTTCGTGGTAGAGGCCCAGAGCGTGAAGGACCTCATGGGCGATCATTCCCACGCTGCACGCCGGGCCGATGAGCACGGGTTGCTCTCCGCCAATGAAGCCCACGTATGACCCACAACTACAATGTCACAGTTGATTAAGGAAGCCAGAAAGGAGACGTAAAAATTCAGATATCATGGTTTTGAAAGTTCCAACGTTATCTTCAATAGATGGTGCACACGTGTTGGAGACGGCTGAGACAGATCTTCACGCTTTCATTAGTTTGATGTGTAAAAGGATAGAGTCCCAGCTGTATACATCACAGCAAAACCAGGCTGTCATACCCTTTGCTGAAGTTGAAGAGCAAGTAGTCCGTCTCAGAGGTCTGCTCGTGGAAGGACACACAGGTAGGTTTGGACAGCATCGCCATGGAAGCGAGGATGTCGTCTGTCTGACCGGCTGCAAAACAAGACAGCagtaaaacagaaattaggGTTTTGTTTAAACAGGCTGCTTCTTTAATCCACACGACGACCGCTTACCCAACTCTGGGCTGATTCTGTACGGTATCTCCAGTGTTGGCCAGATGTTTTCCACTGCGTTCCTTTCCCTCTGTGGACGGCAGTTAACATTAACTTCAAGTCAAGTGTGTGCATGGGCATTCAGAAACAACggacaaaaataataaaccttgtgtttgcAGATATTCTTGCCATGAAATCTTCCTTTCCATGATTGGAAAATGTACCAAACTTTGCACACAAGTCCAGTTCTAAGCTAAACTTCCTTAACTGGCTTCACGGGCTCAATGTCCTGATGGTGGCGCTACAGAAACCGCCTAAAGTGTCACACTTTGTGCTAGCGTGTCTGGCTGATTTATGCATTTTTACAATGcgaatttaaaaatgtaaaattaacaaaacacaccTACTGTAAGTCAGGTGTGTTTAATAATTGAGtgctttcaaattaaaaaattctCATGAGTGCAACCTAAATTTAAGTCAAGTTTTTACTGATTTATAACAAGTTGTAGTTGTACAGGTTCACACGTGAGTTACCTTggtttaatttaactttttcaagATAATTCAAGATTTTAAGTTGGTGGAGGGGGTTTTAAGACGATTATACAAAAGATGCCGGATGTCGGTCCCAGTCCTCTGTGTCGGCGTCCTAACCtctgtccccgtcctctgtctctgtgtctttgtctaatctgtccccgtcctctgtctctttgtctaaTCTGTCCCAGtcccctgtctctgtgtctttgtctaaTCTGTCCCAGtcccctgtctctgtgtctttgtctaaTCTGTCCCAGtcccctgtctctgtgtctttgtctaaTCTGTCCCAGTCCCCTGTCTCGGCGCGCTAACCTGCGGctggtttctgaggactatggttacctggtcctcagatctctgcagggtaaatcgagaccgctagctagactatctgtccaatctgtgtctctgtagacgactaaaactacttctgaacgtacacacgttccaccaaaacaacttccttcctgagaatatttagcagcggcaccgtggctccgtcctcccaggatgctgtgtggaccagacagacattctttcattttttcctcttcatttttCAAGACGTTTTACTCACTCGCAACAGCACGTCTCCCTCCACTACGGCGTTGTTCTCGGACATCAGCTCTGtccaaaacaggaaaaactaatatttcagattttctttattcatcttttttcttcGCACTTGTaacttaaatacacacattgcaaATTCATCTATGGTGTCAAATCatacatgaaatgaaattaGGACATTTGAATCTGGTAAAAAAcccatttagatttttttttttaaaacacaagaaacacCTAATTAATGTAGTGATCACCTGTAATCCAAACTGTACCTGTCTCAGCTCCCGGTAAAGGACTCGAGTcgactaaaaacaaacaattagaGAAAAATTATATTCATATCAATTTTGCACCAAAGTTcttcacaaagacacaaaagcatattcaattcaatgttatttatagtCAAATTATGACAAGAGTTATGTCGAGAtacagcaggtctagaccactctataatttacagatagagcaggtatatatatatatatatatatatatatatatataaaaaaaaaatggggagAAACAAATTCATCCCAAgattttaatcaactttaatcCAATCCCTTCTTCCTCAATTTGCGGTAAATACTTGGAGGcgaccaaaacaaaacaagaaaaatccagaaagtTGACTCCTACGTGTTGGTTTCTTACCATTAGTGGAGGATTCGGCCAACAGAAGCACAGCGAGGACCAGGTGCAGCATGTCTTCTCAGGTCAGGACTCAGACTGACTCCAGCTCGGTGATGACTAACACCTGGTTCGTCTCTTTAAATCAAATCACCTGGTGGCCCCGCCCCTTTTCTCCCTGGGCCTCTGAAACAGCTCCTGAGGCTGcataccccccctccccaccccttAACTCTTCACTGTGTTGTTACtttgcagtttaaaatgtttattaaagcTTTATGAGATATGATGCATTAGGAGAAATAGAAACACCCCAATGGTGCATCAGATGAAAACGCTGCCAACGTTTTCAAGTTCTacagaagagaaaataaaaaactttatcttaaataaaatgcacataAGAAcataaaagatagaaaatatCCAaatctgtatgtttgtgtttaaagcaaaatgacacaaaactgATTTAGCTTAAAGTTTTGGATAATATTTTGttataaattcaaattttttaaatgagccGACGGGACAGGCGGACACGCTTCATCTTCCTTTGTACAAAAATAATAGTTCAACAAAGTTCttcacacgcacatgcacaatACATAGGAAGAATTAACATAAATCCCAGTTAATTTCAGGAGTGGTTTGAGCATAATAACTTCAGAGGGATTCATGTGTTGAAATGAATCCCTATGAGTCTCCAAACACCACAAACGCCTCCAATAACACCAGTAAAGTCGCTAGATGTCGCCAGGTGGATGATTTGTTTCTGTTATAATATTCCAACCACTTGCATTTCAACATGGGGGgaattttcttgattttttaaatagatttttccCCGTGCCTACTCCCcaccggttgagaaccactggccTAAATAACCGATTGTAGTAATGGAAATCTGCAAGGCTGTAATTCCTCTGGCGGTTTCCTGCTCGCCAGGTCTCCATGGTGATCACGTGACTGCAAAGTATCACacggtttaattttcaaaagacaCCGAATTGTTTTTGCGCCGCCTGGCTCTCTTTCACTGTGTTCAGGTCTcatgcacatgctcagtagctcggtaagatccatcagctgataactctttctccatctttggtcagtccaaggcaggatcagctgggagacttcttctagaccagggacacaacaggaacaggaagtagaacagggacaggaagtagttttttggagattatggccaactagtggctgttggagcagtgttttccattgggaacgagctagcatgctacggttagcctccttgtctctagtgacgtagaaagccgtgcagatgtagaagtgtgtgagtgtgtgagtgtgtgtgagtgagtgtgtgtgtgtgtgtgtgtgtgtgtgtaaggaccagacacaaaataacagccCAAATCCCAGAAACAGAGATTTGTTCATTATAAGGGAACTTTAATGGAATTTAAATGCACACATTAGTTGGGTGAACTAGGGTTCTTgggtcaaaaaatgaaaaacaagaacacgtcaaaattatttttttcaaactttatttttattttttaaacattaatgatGGCTTTTTAGACATtgtttcttgaaaaaaaaaaaaactgttcacctgtctgtgtgtctctgcaggtcACGTCCTCCCAGTACAGCTGTGAACCTGCAGACACACCTGCAGGTAAAATAACAGATCTTAATCTCAACTGAGCTCATTTTGAGCTTCTGGGGCTCCCCAAATGATTTCATCATCACTTCTAAAACTTCAATACAAGCAAATAAACCTCAAACTAATACACGAAAAGcaaataaatgttaaagaatgtatcaaaaaatgttaataaaagcccaaaaaaattgaaaaaacaatacaaaacatgtaaacccactaataacataaaaacatagaaTGACAACAATCAGCTGTCAGCAACAAACATGAAGACTAAATAAGTCAAGGAGTTGAAACTCTCATTAACCCTTTAAGGACTTCTGTCTATTTCACTTCATACAACTCAGCAGAGACCCCACTATAACCAACAAGCGCAAGTCCAGCATAGAGGGGCTGAGTGAACGTGGTCTGGACTCTGTGGAGGAGAGTCATGGTTTCAGAGACGCTGTAGAAGGACAGAATACCTGCACTGTGATCCAGGTACACTCCTACTCTGGAGGACCCAGGACCTGAGACGGGAGTTTGGACATCGTTGGACCAAAATGTATAACTGTTATCCTTACAATATAAGGCCCAAGATTTGTCATTTCGTCCAAATCCACATTCATCAGACGCCCCCGTTCTGCTGATGTTCTTGTATGCGACTGCTACATCAACTCCTCTCCCACTCCTCTCCACCTCCCAGTAACAACGTCCAGTCAGACTCTCTTTACTCAGGACCTGCCACTCTTCAATGAATCTGTCTGGGTGACTAGAATAACACTGTTCCTGACTCATTACTGTTACTTTCCTGTTCCCCTCAGATAATAACATCCATGTGTATGCTGTGTTTGGATCCAGTGTGATTTCACGTGAATATTGTAAGAATCCAGCTCTGGCCTTGGGCTCTGGTTGAGGCAGTAAAACGTCCACTTCAGTCCCTGTCAGTGAGACGGTTGTCCACTTGTCTCTCAGTACGTCCTGTAGTTTATCTCTGAGCTCTGACACGGCAGCTGTCACGTCCTCAAAGCCGCTCAGAGGACGGATCTGGatgctgcatgctgattggctgagtgGTGCCAGTGAGGGGTAGTTGTGTAGAAACTGGTTGTGGTCCTCTGTGTGCGAGAGCTTCTTCAGCTCAGCGTCTTTCCTCTTCAGCTCAGTGATCTCCTGCTCCAGCTTCTCCTGAAGCTCCTGGACTCGACTCACTTCCCTTTCCTGCTGGGATCTGACCTGCTTCTTCACATCAGAGCTTCTTTTCTCCAGGAGACGGATCAGCTCAGTGAAGATCTTCTCGCTGTCCTCCACTGCTTCATCAGCAGAGAGATTGATGGCCTCCGCCTGCTGTTGAAGCAGCTtcacatctttctctctgtcctggaTTCTCTGCTGGATGTTGAGTCGACTCCCCTCGagctctctctgcctctcagcTCTCTCTCCTTCAGCTGAGACTTCCTCATCAGAGCAGAGATAACAGATAAGTTGCTGACTAGTATGACAGAACATCATCCCCTCATCATGACGAGAGCAGACGTTCTCCTGGAGCTTCTTGGACGGCTCCACCAGCTTGTGTTTCTTGAATGTCTCTGATTCATAATGAAACTGAAGGTGATTATTACAGAATGAAGCCAGACAGAAGAGACAGGACTTGATGGCTTTGAGTTTCCTCCCGGTGCAGACATCACAGGCCACATCTTCAGCTCCAGCATAGCAGTGATCAGCAGGAGCAGCTTGGAGTCCAGtcttcttcagctcctccactAAATCTGCTAACATGGTGTTTTTCAGCAGGACAGGCCTCGGTGTGAACGTCTCCCTGCACTGAGGACAGCTGTAGCTGGACTTACCATCCTCTCCATCCCAGTGGCTTTTAATACAGTTTATGCAGTAGTTGTGTCCACAGGGAGTAGTCACCGGATCCTTCAGTAGATCCAGACAGATGGAACAAGAACAGGTTTCCCGGTCCAGCTGAACTCCTCTCTGCGCCATCTCACCTCTCGCTCAGTGACAATGACTGTCTGTCTCGGtatgtccctgtgtgtctctgcaggtcAACCCCTCTCAGCACAGCTGTGAACCTGCAGACACACCTGTCCGACCATATATGGACTTCCCTCTGCAGGCTGTTACCTGTGGAAGGATCCCGTGCGTCTCCGTCTCGCAGCGTTACGTAACTTTGTCCTCGTCCCTCTGGGCTGGGAGACGACACAATGCAGTCTCTCTGGACGTGTCCCTCAGGTGTGTTTCTTCAGATGACTCAGCGCTCGTCTGCTGAACATAAAAACAGGTTTTACAGTCATCAACACTTCAGGGAAAGAGTCGGACATTTACAGACAGAATTACAGAAAAACATCCTTCACATCCATGATTTATCAGTATTAATCCTCCACTCAGACGACACCTTTATTTGTACCTGTCTAGAGTCCCAAACGTATGGAAACAATCTACAATTACTCCCATCGCAAAAAGCAACCACCCAAAAATTCTGAAGGACTACAGACCTGTGGCCCTAAATACATTAGTTATGAAGTCCCTTGAAAAACTGATTAACAAAGAACTGCTGGGTGGGATTGAACCCCTGCTCGACCCCCTGCAGGGGGGTGCAGGATGCTACCACAACTCTGCTCAACCTCATATACAAGCAtgtacagcatttaaaaaagagattATAAAGACAGTGGCGGTCATTTTACATGCAGGCGCCATTTTGGAAAACAGGCATCGAATCACGAACGCTGAGTTCGACCTCTGTTACCGGCTGCACGGCGTCCGCCGCGCCACTGCTCGGGACTGGTTGGACGTGTGGTGATGGTTACAGACTTGTTATTGGTATAATACTGTGATTTATTCGACTGTACATGTTTGTTATTAACCCCCAGGTTCATTTTGCGCTGGAACTGTCCTTTAATGAGGACATTCATGGacactggaattctgtgcaGTTTTATTACAGagcaatattttatatttaaccatttcattcCTGTAGGGCCGTCCTCGACTAAAGACATCCTGAGTAGACCAACGCAACCGTGATGTTGTGGACTCATCGATTCGTTGATTTGATGGACAGAACGGTGGCTCGGAGACTAGAGAAGCTCAGTAGAAATGTAGTTGATGAACATCTGGAAAACTGAGTTTCTACACAATTAATCCTGCAAAAGCATCACTTTAGATCTTGTGCTCATCAGAAATTATCTCATAATGTTCTTAGAAATGAGTAATTAAGCATGAATAAGCATAAAAAATCTTAGTGGACTAAGACCAGAACCACAGATTTGTCCCCTAATCTTCTAAGAGGGGACAGCCCTACATTACTGTTCAACGTTTAATAATCgggacttttgatacaccaataACTATTTTATTTGCCTAATGTGTATCCAAACCCTTTATCTTTATTACTCTATAAAGTTGCTCtaagttttttcttcttctctgcactacctatattttatattttgtgtcaacagCCAACCAGGTCCTCCACATGTATATAAAGACAGTAAAGCTttgttttctattctattcaatGCACGCCAACAGAGCCTTTAGAACAGACTGGGGAATCTTAGTTGaatcataacaataatatatGAAAAACATGAGAAACTAAGTTTTATACTGTCTAAGAGTTTCAGTGGGCGGAGTTAAACAGGACGACTGCACAGGtaacaacacagagacacacacctgcagaaTGAATGGTGTCTGGTCTACTGTCTCCTACTGTCTCTTACCGCCCCCTAATGTCTCTTACTGTCCCCTACTGTCTGTTACGGTCTCCTACTGTCTCTTACCGCCCCCTAATGTCTCCTACTGTCTCCTACTTTCTGTTACTGTCACCTAATGTCTCTTACTGTCTCCTACTGCCCCCTACTGTCTCCTTTCTCTTACTGTCCCCTAATGTCTGTTACTGTCTCCTA is a window from the Etheostoma cragini isolate CJK2018 chromosome 16, CSU_Ecrag_1.0, whole genome shotgun sequence genome containing:
- the LOC117959759 gene encoding zinc metalloproteinase nas-4-like, with protein sequence MLHLVLAVLLLAESSTNVDSSPLPGAETELMSENNAVVEGDVLLRRERNAVENIWPTLEIPYRISPELAGQTDDILASMAMLSKPTCVSFHEQTSETDYLLFNFSKGCGSYVGFIGGEQPVLIGPACSVGMIAHEVLHALGLYHEHTRADRRKYIAILPDNIIKGTEGNFDVENGRTFNLSYDLSSIMHYGRGVFSANGLPTILPKKSVKDMGQRVKLTNTDIKKVRLLYSCDVHE
- the LOC117958978 gene encoding tripartite motif-containing protein 16-like → MAQRGVQLDRETCSCSICLDLLKDPVTTPCGHNYCINCIKSHWDGEDGKSSYSCPQCRETFTPRPVLLKNTMLADLVEELKKTGLQAAPADHCYAGAEDVACDVCTGRKLKAIKSCLFCLASFCNNHLQFHYESETFKKHKLVEPSKKLQENVCSRHDEGMMFCHTSQQLICYLCSDEEVSAEGERAERQRELEGSRLNIQQRIQDREKDVKLLQQQAEAINLSADEAVEDSEKIFTELIRLLEKRSSDVKKQVRSQQEREVSRVQELQEKLEQEITELKRKDAELKKLSHTEDHNQFLHNYPSLAPLSQSACSIQIRPLSGFEDVTAAVSELRDKLQDVLRDKWTTVSLTGTEVDVLLPQPEPKARAGFLQYSREITLDPNTAYTWMLLSEGNRKVTVMSQEQCYSSHPDRFIEEWQVLSKESLTGRCYWEVERSGRGVDVAVAYKNISRTGASDECGFGRNDKSWALYCKDNSYTFWSNDVQTPVSGPGSSRVGVYLDHSAGILSFYSVSETMTLLHRVQTTFTQPLYAGLALVGYSGVSAELYEVK